Proteins encoded together in one Pongo abelii isolate AG06213 chromosome 8, NHGRI_mPonAbe1-v2.0_pri, whole genome shotgun sequence window:
- the LOC129048414 gene encoding amyloid beta A4 precursor protein-binding family B member 1-interacting protein-like isoform X3, producing the protein MQGSEASPREPPGARSTPGPARPQVQPAPPAPVQRSWDTRGSPSTPPKAKGTDSGGFPAPPDCFLPPQQPPMQLLEYPELSPPPPDFMETPLDFVLPPLAVAKRPPMPHPPNRHEASMFTSSK; encoded by the coding sequence GATCAGAAGCCAGCCCTCGGGAACCGCCAGGAGCCAGGAGCACCCCGGGCCCCGCAAGGCCCCAAGTCCAGCCTGCCCCACCCGCTCCGGTGCAGAGGTCCTGGGACACCCGTGGCAGCCCCTCCACACCCCCCAAGGCCAAGGGCACAGACAGCGGGGGCTTCCCCGCCCCGCCCGACTGCTTCCTGCCGCCACAGCAGCCACCAATGCAGCTCCTGGAGTACCCAGAGCTCTCGCCGCCGCCCCCAGACTTCATGGAGACGCCCCTGGACTTCGTGCTCCCTCCCCTCGCTGTCGCCAAGAGGCCTCCTATGCCCCACCCCCCCAACAGACACGAAGCATCAATGTTCACAAgcagcaaatga